One Triticum dicoccoides isolate Atlit2015 ecotype Zavitan chromosome 4B, WEW_v2.0, whole genome shotgun sequence genomic window carries:
- the LOC119293827 gene encoding uncharacterized protein LOC119293827 isoform X1 — MLHLPLLHKLNLKFSAWTMSKVSVRHHAIVLSESKILKFCPEDVHKVFGIPCGHRNVRGRDGFILPEAVQFIKGTLGMDKTGVHSLKAAEEFLLRDISESSSKLEKDYFQIAFVIFVMGHVLAPTTKHDYATIDYWGALANTEAISQFNWCEYVLESLLEAVRRVKNNMLAGNLNTNLVGCHLWLQVFFLDNINLGMFNKRHDVLPRIGTYDQASMRKIGTSVLSCYNCTVMSTLQRVCCSMVSFQIVCCNVCFGLAKYNSGETKMYAMSAPSTQNAMKIVLTNHQLVVKEARALGMTQKQCQEQFMDLQHRQPL; from the exons ATGCTTCATTTGCCTCTGCTCCACAAGTTGAACCTTAAATTTAGTGCATGGACAATGAGCAAGGTCAGTGTTAGGCACCATGCAATCGTATTGTCAGAGTCGAAGATATTGAAGTTTTGCCCAGAAGATGTGCACAAAGTTTTTGGCATCCCGTGTGGACATCGTAATGTGAGAGGACGTGATGGTTTCATACTGCCGGAGGCCGTTCAATTTATAAAAGGCACACTCGGGATGGACAAGACAGGTGTTCATAGTCTCAAGGCTGCAGAGGAGTTCCTGTTGCGAGACATATCCGAGTCTTCCAGTAAGCTTGAAAAGGATTACTTTCAGattgcatttgtcatttttgtaatGGGTCATGTGTTGGCGCCAACAACCAAACACGATTATGCTACAATTGACTATTGGGGTGCACTTGCCAACACGGAGGCCATATCCCAATTCAACTGGTGTGAGTATGTGCTTGAGTCTCTCTTGGAGGCAGTCCGCCgggtcaagaacaacatgctagcaGGCAACCTCAATACTAATCTGGTTGGTTGTCATCTGTGGCTGCAA GTATTCTTCCTTGACAATATCAATTTAGGTATGTTCAACAAAAGGCATGATGTCCTCCCCAGGATAGGCACGTATGACCAGGCAAGCATGAGGAAGATTGGTACAAGTGTCCTGTCGTGCTACAACTGCACGGTAATGTCAACACTCCAACGAGTCTGTTGTTCCATGGTTTCTTTTCAAATCGTCTGTTGTAATGTCTGTTTCGGTTTGGCAAAGTACAATTCCGGTGAGACGAAGATGTATGCTATGTCCGCTCCAAGCACCCAGAATGCAATGAAGATAGTACTAACCAACCATCAGCTGGTGGTAAAGGAAGCCCGAGCCCTGGGGATGACACAAAAGCAATGCCAGGAGCAGTTCATGGATTTGCAACATCGGCAACCCCTTTAG
- the LOC119293827 gene encoding uncharacterized protein LOC119293827 isoform X2, with translation MLHLPLLHKLNLKFSAWTMSKVSVRHHAIVLSESKILKFCPEDVHKVFGIPCGHRNVRGRDGFILPEAVQFIKGTLGMDKTGVHSLKAAEEFLLRDISESSSKLEKDYFQIAFVIFVMGHVLAPTTKHDYATIDYWGALANTEAISQFNWCEYVLESLLEAVRRVKNNMLAGNLNTNLVFFLDNINLGMFNKRHDVLPRIGTYDQASMRKIGTSVLSCYNCTVMSTLQRVCCSMVSFQIVCCNVCFGLAKYNSGETKMYAMSAPSTQNAMKIVLTNHQLVVKEARALGMTQKQCQEQFMDLQHRQPL, from the exons ATGCTTCATTTGCCTCTGCTCCACAAGTTGAACCTTAAATTTAGTGCATGGACAATGAGCAAGGTCAGTGTTAGGCACCATGCAATCGTATTGTCAGAGTCGAAGATATTGAAGTTTTGCCCAGAAGATGTGCACAAAGTTTTTGGCATCCCGTGTGGACATCGTAATGTGAGAGGACGTGATGGTTTCATACTGCCGGAGGCCGTTCAATTTATAAAAGGCACACTCGGGATGGACAAGACAGGTGTTCATAGTCTCAAGGCTGCAGAGGAGTTCCTGTTGCGAGACATATCCGAGTCTTCCAGTAAGCTTGAAAAGGATTACTTTCAGattgcatttgtcatttttgtaatGGGTCATGTGTTGGCGCCAACAACCAAACACGATTATGCTACAATTGACTATTGGGGTGCACTTGCCAACACGGAGGCCATATCCCAATTCAACTGGTGTGAGTATGTGCTTGAGTCTCTCTTGGAGGCAGTCCGCCgggtcaagaacaacatgctagcaGGCAACCTCAATACTAATCTG GTATTCTTCCTTGACAATATCAATTTAGGTATGTTCAACAAAAGGCATGATGTCCTCCCCAGGATAGGCACGTATGACCAGGCAAGCATGAGGAAGATTGGTACAAGTGTCCTGTCGTGCTACAACTGCACGGTAATGTCAACACTCCAACGAGTCTGTTGTTCCATGGTTTCTTTTCAAATCGTCTGTTGTAATGTCTGTTTCGGTTTGGCAAAGTACAATTCCGGTGAGACGAAGATGTATGCTATGTCCGCTCCAAGCACCCAGAATGCAATGAAGATAGTACTAACCAACCATCAGCTGGTGGTAAAGGAAGCCCGAGCCCTGGGGATGACACAAAAGCAATGCCAGGAGCAGTTCATGGATTTGCAACATCGGCAACCCCTTTAG